A region from the Benincasa hispida cultivar B227 chromosome 10, ASM972705v1, whole genome shotgun sequence genome encodes:
- the LOC120087685 gene encoding protein unc-45 homolog B: protein MPMATAPLNKIERAHQMYREGLYVEALRFYTEALAMAKTKSQRIALHSNRAACHLKLHNFNKAAEECTWVLELDHKHTGALMLRAQTLVTLKEYHSALFDVNRLIELNPSSEVYQNLHTRLKTQLSLAPIPESEAELEEEEEEEEEEYVDEFNAYAANAKCNGGKENAVAPSITQVQKPEHDYNLIEKNIIQKTQSNYGLSEEERGSQKVEVKMTTKSEVVAPRAQNKKGTTDLGPNGWQTIPKPKGHSALDYARWDRVEDDSSEDDDDDEEDSGPQFRFRVRTVGVKPVK from the exons ATGCCCATGGCTACCGCACCCTTGAACAAAATCGAGCGAGCCCATCAGATGTACCGTGAAGGTCTCTATGTCGAAGCTCTGAGATTTTACACTGAAGCTCTGGCCATGGCCAAAACCAAGTCCCAGAGGATTGCGCTTCATAGTAACAGAGCTGCTTGCCATTTGAAACTTCATAATTTTAACAAG GCAGCTGAAGAATGTACATGGGTTCTTGAACTTGATCACAAGCACACTGGAGCTCTTATGCTTCGTGCCCAGACTCTTGTCACACTCAAGGAATACCATTCTGCTTTGTTTGATGTTAACAGACTTATAGAATTGAACCCATCGTCAGAAGTTTATCAAAATCTTCATACTCGACTCAAGACGCAATTG TCACTTGCTCCAATACCTGAATCAGAAGCAGAGCTtgaagaggaggaggaggaggaagaagaagaatacgTTGATGAGTTCAATGCATATGCAGCCAATGCGAAATGCAATGGGGGAAAAGAAAATGCTGTCGCTCCGAGTATTACACAGGTACAGAAACCTGAGCATGATTACAATTTGATTGAAAAGAACATCATCCAGAAAACTCAGAGCAACTATGGATTATCTGAAGAAGAAAGGGGCAGTCAGAAGGTTGAGGTGAAAATGACTACTAAAAGTGAAGTCGTTGCCCCTCGAGCACAAAACAAGAAGGGCACAACTGACCTAGGTCCCAATGGCTGGCAAACAATCCCAAAACCTAAAGGACACTCAGCTTTAGACTATGCACGTTGGGATAGAGTTGAGGATGATTCTagtgaagatgatgatgatgatgaagaagactcGGGACCTCAATTCCGTTTTCGTGTTAGAACCGTTGGTGTTAAACCTGTGAAGTGA